Proteins encoded within one genomic window of Flavobacterium sp. NG2:
- a CDS encoding sulfatase, whose protein sequence is MKNRSKIIAILAFGLVGTTITAQSKVAQSAKPNVLFIAVDDLNTWLGCLNNYSNTKTPNIDRLAARGVLFSNAHCQAPLCGPSRASIMSGLRPSTTGIYGMISDEKIRSENPATKEIVFLPEYFKNNGYHTMGIGKLFHDFAPKGVFDEEGGRVKGFGPLPKKRFVWDGLGPADKTKYGRTSTDWGTFPEQDEQMPDHQSVNWAIERLNKKYDHPFFMGVGFLRPHVPLYVPQKWFDMHPLEGIQVAPYLSDDLKDVPQVGLDINDLPMMPSTEWAIQTGEWKKMIQAYLACVSFVDYEIGRVLDALDNSEHGANTIIVLWSDHGYRLGEKGTFAKHGLWDSATKAPLLFVAPNLPKGKVIETPAEMLSIYPTLLELCDLPAYSRNEGISLVATMKSDKVANKAFALTTYGENNHSVNQGRFRFTQYEDGSQELYDHKIDPNEFTNLVNFPEYKREIKKLKKYFPKTNEKWDKNSSYTFQPYFVKQKAQSNGEGVKPVNVIGADQ, encoded by the coding sequence ATGAAAAATAGAAGTAAAATAATAGCAATACTGGCGTTCGGTTTAGTTGGAACAACAATTACGGCACAATCTAAAGTTGCCCAATCAGCCAAACCCAATGTGTTATTCATTGCGGTTGATGATTTGAATACATGGTTAGGGTGCTTGAATAATTATTCGAATACCAAAACGCCAAACATTGACAGACTAGCAGCCAGAGGCGTATTGTTCTCCAATGCACATTGTCAAGCGCCTTTGTGTGGGCCTTCTCGTGCTTCGATTATGTCGGGTTTGCGTCCGTCAACTACGGGGATTTATGGGATGATTTCGGATGAGAAAATACGTTCGGAAAACCCTGCTACAAAAGAGATAGTCTTTCTACCAGAGTACTTTAAAAACAATGGCTATCACACCATGGGAATTGGGAAATTATTTCACGATTTTGCTCCCAAAGGTGTTTTTGATGAAGAAGGCGGCAGAGTCAAAGGTTTTGGCCCTTTGCCCAAAAAACGTTTTGTTTGGGATGGTTTAGGGCCAGCTGACAAAACCAAATACGGACGCACCAGCACCGATTGGGGTACTTTTCCTGAACAAGACGAACAAATGCCAGACCATCAATCTGTCAATTGGGCTATTGAGCGTCTGAATAAAAAATACGACCATCCTTTTTTCATGGGGGTTGGATTTCTTCGTCCTCATGTGCCGTTGTATGTACCTCAAAAATGGTTTGATATGCATCCATTGGAAGGCATTCAGGTTGCTCCTTATTTGTCAGATGATTTAAAAGATGTGCCTCAAGTGGGATTGGATATCAATGATTTGCCTATGATGCCCTCAACAGAATGGGCTATTCAAACGGGAGAGTGGAAGAAAATGATTCAAGCCTATTTGGCTTGTGTTAGTTTTGTTGATTATGAAATCGGTCGTGTTTTGGATGCTTTGGATAACAGCGAGCATGGCGCTAATACCATCATTGTTTTATGGTCTGACCATGGCTATCGTTTGGGCGAAAAAGGAACTTTTGCCAAACACGGTTTATGGGATTCGGCTACCAAAGCGCCTTTGTTATTTGTGGCACCCAATTTGCCTAAAGGAAAAGTAATCGAGACTCCAGCCGAAATGCTTTCCATTTATCCAACGCTTTTAGAGTTGTGTGACCTACCTGCTTACAGCCGAAACGAAGGAATTAGTTTGGTAGCAACAATGAAAAGCGATAAAGTAGCAAATAAAGCCTTTGCGCTCACTACTTATGGTGAAAATAATCATTCGGTTAACCAAGGAAGATTCAGATTTACACAATATGAAGATGGATCACAGGAATTGTACGACCATAAAATTGACCCTAACGAATTTACTAATTTGGTTAATTTTCCAGAATATAAAAGAGAAATTAAAAAGTTAAAAAAATACTTCCCTAAAACCAATGAAAAATGGGACAAGAATTCATCTTATACCTTCCAACCTTATTTTGTGAAACAAAAAGCGCAAAGCAATGGAGAGGGAGTAAAACCAGTGAATGTAATTGGAGCCGACCAGTAA
- a CDS encoding glycoside hydrolase family 2 TIM barrel-domain containing protein has translation MKNNFLIIYVFLLQTFCSQLTAQIKYTVNDAWQFVQDKSITEINQLKNHKGVKVAIPHTWNDKDVMDEEEGFYRGAGWYTKTIKIPTAYKDKEVFLFFEGVAMVSEVYINNKLANKHVGGFTRFVVPVSKFIDFDTSKNSTSFTVVVKADNSYDDDVPPLHADFTFFGGIYRDVNLVVTDKVHFSIEEDAANGVFVTTPKVSAQKGEVQLKVKIKNDDKANQNVKLVTKLIGPNQQLVSEKVQTLKLKSGIANEFNFALNSVTNPELWSPDTPNLYKVVCEIFDAKNNQKIDESTNSLGFRWFAFDVDKGFFLNGKHLKLVGTNRHQDFKDIGNAVPDHIHVEDILRMKEMGSNFLRIAHYPQDPIILEMCDRLGILTTVETPIVDTVTESEAFTQNCLSAQLEMIRQNYNHPSLIIWAYMNEVILHPRYGNDKERYKKYTNYIVELAQKIEKLTRAEDPYRYTMIPNHNGLERYHEAGLTEVPMIVGWNIYLGWYGGSYDLLPERIEKFHSTIKKTMIITEYGAGVDPRLHTLNPMRFDYSQEYGTEFHKYYLEYFMKQDFVAGVNVWNYADFNSEDRIDAVQSINNKGLVGLDRKPKDVFYYYQASLLSKPFLAIATKTWNQRSQVEDKEGAGVATMQVQVFSNQNEVTLFINGKSLGAKKVEDKIAIFNVPFVDGINQLVAKSGDIVEDFSTIRVNIIPISLKNFPATGFSINVGDQRFFYDDKIDQAWLFDKEYTPGSWGHIGGKPYVRPEKNVQQPYGAKQTIKGTFNDPIYQTQLVGIEQYRFDVPPGLYEIKLHFAELEGSKAKHLAFDLIEESKEVTKVTNRKFSILINDKKVIANLDLLGDYGEYQAVKIKSEVSVKEGEPLLVNFKKIVGEPVLNAIEIYKKM, from the coding sequence ATGAAAAATAATTTTTTAATCATATACGTTTTTCTATTGCAAACTTTTTGTTCGCAATTAACAGCGCAAATTAAATATACGGTCAATGATGCATGGCAGTTTGTTCAAGATAAATCGATTACTGAAATTAACCAACTGAAAAATCATAAAGGTGTAAAAGTCGCTATTCCGCATACTTGGAATGACAAAGATGTGATGGATGAAGAAGAAGGTTTTTACCGTGGTGCCGGTTGGTACACTAAAACCATCAAAATCCCAACGGCTTACAAGGATAAGGAAGTTTTTCTGTTTTTTGAAGGCGTTGCTATGGTGTCTGAAGTGTATATCAATAATAAATTGGCCAATAAACACGTAGGCGGTTTTACTCGTTTTGTGGTGCCAGTTTCTAAATTCATCGATTTTGATACTTCCAAAAACTCTACTTCATTTACGGTAGTAGTAAAAGCCGATAATTCGTATGATGATGATGTGCCACCCTTGCATGCCGATTTTACTTTTTTTGGCGGAATCTATCGCGATGTGAATTTGGTAGTGACTGATAAAGTGCATTTTAGTATCGAAGAAGATGCTGCCAATGGGGTCTTTGTCACGACTCCAAAAGTATCAGCACAAAAAGGCGAGGTACAACTGAAAGTAAAAATCAAGAACGATGATAAAGCCAATCAGAATGTAAAATTGGTAACCAAATTAATTGGCCCAAATCAGCAATTGGTTTCAGAGAAAGTGCAAACGCTTAAGCTAAAATCAGGTATTGCCAATGAGTTTAATTTTGCGTTAAATTCGGTTACAAACCCCGAATTATGGTCGCCTGATACGCCTAATTTATACAAAGTAGTTTGTGAAATTTTCGATGCAAAAAACAACCAAAAAATTGATGAGTCAACCAATTCCTTAGGGTTTCGATGGTTTGCATTTGATGTTGACAAAGGTTTTTTCTTGAACGGAAAACATTTAAAATTAGTTGGAACCAACCGCCATCAAGATTTTAAAGACATTGGGAATGCCGTTCCAGACCACATTCATGTGGAAGATATTTTGCGAATGAAGGAAATGGGGAGTAATTTTTTGCGCATAGCGCATTACCCACAAGACCCCATTATCCTTGAAATGTGTGACCGATTGGGAATTTTAACTACGGTGGAAACTCCAATTGTGGATACCGTTACCGAGTCAGAGGCTTTTACTCAAAATTGTTTGAGTGCGCAATTGGAAATGATTCGTCAAAATTACAACCACCCCAGTTTGATTATTTGGGCGTATATGAACGAGGTAATTTTGCATCCTCGATATGGTAATGATAAAGAACGTTACAAAAAATACACGAACTATATTGTGGAATTGGCTCAAAAAATCGAGAAGCTAACCCGTGCCGAAGACCCATACCGCTATACGATGATTCCGAACCATAATGGACTAGAACGCTATCATGAAGCTGGATTGACTGAGGTTCCAATGATTGTAGGCTGGAATATTTATCTGGGTTGGTACGGTGGTTCTTATGACTTACTGCCTGAGAGAATTGAAAAATTTCATTCGACGATAAAAAAAACAATGATAATTACAGAGTACGGTGCAGGAGTGGACCCAAGGTTGCATACTCTAAATCCGATGCGTTTTGATTATTCACAGGAATACGGAACCGAATTTCATAAATACTATCTTGAATATTTTATGAAACAAGATTTTGTAGCCGGTGTCAACGTATGGAATTATGCCGATTTTAACTCAGAAGACCGTATCGATGCGGTACAAAGTATCAATAATAAAGGTTTAGTTGGTCTGGACAGAAAACCCAAAGATGTGTTTTATTACTACCAAGCTTCTTTGTTGTCCAAACCATTTTTAGCCATTGCTACCAAAACTTGGAACCAACGTTCGCAAGTAGAAGATAAAGAGGGGGCAGGAGTGGCAACAATGCAAGTGCAAGTTTTTTCGAATCAAAATGAAGTAACACTTTTTATAAATGGAAAAAGTTTAGGAGCCAAAAAAGTAGAAGATAAAATTGCAATTTTCAATGTCCCTTTTGTTGACGGAATCAATCAGTTAGTAGCAAAAAGTGGCGATATAGTCGAAGATTTTTCGACTATTCGTGTCAATATTATTCCAATTTCGTTAAAAAACTTTCCAGCCACAGGATTTTCTATAAATGTAGGAGACCAACGCTTTTTTTATGATGATAAAATAGACCAAGCTTGGTTGTTTGATAAAGAATACACCCCAGGAAGTTGGGGGCACATTGGCGGAAAGCCTTATGTACGTCCTGAAAAAAATGTGCAACAACCTTATGGAGCGAAGCAAACCATCAAAGGAACTTTTAACGACCCTATTTACCAAACGCAGTTGGTAGGCATTGAGCAATACCGCTTTGATGTGCCGCCTGGTCTGTATGAAATCAAATTGCATTTTGCCGAATTAGAAGGTTCAAAAGCGAAGCATCTAGCTTTTGATTTAATTGAAGAATCGAAGGAGGTTACTAAAGTGACTAACCGTAAGTTTTCGATACTGATTAATGATAAAAAAGTAATTGCAAATCTGGATTTATTGGGAGATTATGGCGAATACCAAGCGGTCAAAATTAAATCGGAAGTGAGTGTCAAAGAAGGCGAACCATTGCTAGTGAATTTCAAAAAGATAGTAGGAGAGCCTGTTTTGAATGCGATTGAGATTTATAAAAAAATGTAA
- a CDS encoding sugar-binding domain-containing protein, with translation MNHKPTQKFFLIVHLFLLGIINAQRIETNLNSNWRFILEDKTLFSAKEFDDSSWRNLNIPHDWSFEKGVRKGGDQGQGGGYHDGGIGWYRKSFAVTKESLSKTTYINFDGVYMNSEVWINGNHLGKRPYGYISFRYDISKYLKEGKNTIAVRVDNSLEPSARWYHPCGIYAPVKLIMVNKTHITPNSIFITTPKIETTTATVNVKIDYENPVNGLECKLSIVSPKGKTIKTAIQKIEGSKTNNSIEVPNPELWSPENPVLYQLVTQIIKDKKVIDEVKTNFGFRTVEWKKETGFWLNGKNVKLKGVCEHWEGGPVGGAWTKPMLRWKLQLLKNMGINAIRPSHNPTPPMFYDICDEIGLLVMDEIFDGWHKKAPQDYGKQAFDQWWKADMKEWITRDRNHPSVFVYSLGNETHSPVAPELVKFGKSLDDTRLYSSGAGNPEDMDITGINGGSENKTFLESAKFDKPFVSTEAPHTWQTRGYYRTQTWWRDNELPGTYPLPNLTEKEIFFYEGLDPKKWKNRKQRYNSSYDNATVRISARKNWEVMRDTPWHSGHFRWTGFDYYGEAGLVHGGLPFNLFMGGAVDVAGFEKDLYYFYQSQWTKETMVHILPHWTHPRMKKGTVIPVWVYSNGDEVELFLNGKSLGKDKPGTVWNEMQCDWMVPYEEGKLEAVAYKNGKEVKRVSIATSGAPQSLKNSLNKLKAEDGFSSSYIFTSEAIDNNKTLYPYGENRVYYHISGDVEKVSMENGNPIDSISRTKSDFRTLFFGKGRLFLREKENAKKATVITASILGDKALYLSNQITIDVQEMGLIGKTSQSKFEILYTTNGADPLKEGTVYTKPFEVESNITVKAIVKQNGKLILALEEAFGANEGLFWGDEKSANIWNGRGVNIAAEEAILKGGAKTSNEAQHFKGTGFVKFDNKEGSITFYQENDGEAGDFSIRFRYMHNDKDKKYPMKLFVNDIYIKTFEFPATGGWIQNWEFVNTIVNFKSGANNIRLETTGQSGPYIDELFID, from the coding sequence ATGAATCATAAACCAACTCAGAAATTTTTTCTAATCGTTCATTTATTCCTTTTGGGGATTATCAACGCACAACGAATAGAAACGAATCTTAACTCAAACTGGCGTTTTATTTTAGAAGATAAAACCCTTTTTTCAGCCAAAGAATTTGATGATAGTTCTTGGCGAAATCTAAACATTCCGCACGATTGGTCATTTGAAAAAGGCGTTCGAAAAGGGGGAGACCAAGGTCAAGGTGGTGGTTACCACGATGGAGGTATTGGCTGGTATCGTAAATCGTTTGCTGTTACTAAAGAAAGCCTTTCGAAAACCACCTACATCAATTTTGATGGAGTGTATATGAATAGCGAAGTATGGATTAATGGAAACCATTTAGGAAAGAGACCTTATGGTTACATTAGTTTTAGATATGACATTTCCAAATATTTGAAAGAAGGAAAAAATACGATTGCTGTTAGAGTCGATAATAGTTTAGAACCTTCGGCACGCTGGTACCATCCTTGTGGGATATATGCGCCTGTAAAATTGATTATGGTTAATAAAACGCATATTACTCCAAATAGCATCTTTATCACAACTCCAAAAATTGAAACAACAACGGCTACGGTAAATGTAAAAATCGATTACGAGAATCCTGTAAATGGATTGGAATGCAAACTGTCTATTGTTTCTCCAAAAGGCAAAACAATTAAAACCGCCATTCAAAAAATCGAGGGTTCAAAAACTAATAATTCGATTGAAGTACCTAATCCCGAATTATGGAGTCCAGAAAACCCAGTTTTATACCAATTGGTTACACAAATAATCAAAGACAAAAAAGTTATTGATGAGGTGAAAACAAACTTTGGTTTTAGAACGGTCGAATGGAAAAAAGAAACTGGTTTTTGGCTCAACGGAAAAAATGTGAAGCTAAAAGGCGTTTGCGAACATTGGGAAGGAGGCCCCGTTGGTGGCGCTTGGACCAAACCGATGTTGCGTTGGAAATTACAATTGTTAAAAAATATGGGCATCAATGCCATTCGTCCTTCACATAATCCAACACCTCCAATGTTTTATGACATTTGTGACGAAATAGGCTTGCTTGTTATGGACGAAATTTTCGATGGTTGGCACAAAAAAGCACCTCAAGATTACGGCAAACAAGCGTTTGACCAATGGTGGAAAGCGGATATGAAAGAGTGGATTACCAGGGACCGTAACCATCCCAGTGTTTTTGTGTACAGTTTAGGGAATGAAACACATAGCCCTGTAGCTCCTGAGTTAGTGAAATTCGGAAAAAGTTTAGACGATACTCGCTTGTATTCATCAGGTGCAGGTAATCCCGAGGATATGGATATCACAGGGATAAATGGTGGTTCAGAAAACAAAACATTCTTAGAGTCTGCTAAATTTGACAAACCATTTGTGTCCACTGAAGCACCACATACTTGGCAAACACGTGGCTATTATAGAACGCAAACTTGGTGGCGTGATAATGAATTGCCAGGAACTTATCCATTACCGAATTTAACCGAAAAGGAAATCTTTTTCTACGAAGGTTTAGACCCCAAAAAATGGAAAAACAGAAAACAACGTTATAATTCTTCTTATGACAATGCTACGGTTCGTATTTCTGCTCGTAAAAATTGGGAAGTAATGCGTGATACGCCTTGGCATAGCGGGCATTTCCGTTGGACTGGTTTTGATTATTATGGCGAAGCGGGTTTGGTTCACGGTGGTTTGCCTTTCAATCTGTTTATGGGTGGTGCAGTTGATGTGGCGGGTTTTGAAAAAGATTTGTATTATTTCTACCAAAGCCAATGGACTAAGGAAACCATGGTACATATTTTACCACATTGGACACATCCAAGAATGAAAAAAGGAACGGTAATTCCGGTTTGGGTCTATTCAAATGGCGATGAGGTAGAATTATTCTTAAATGGAAAATCATTAGGAAAAGACAAACCTGGAACTGTATGGAACGAAATGCAATGCGACTGGATGGTGCCTTATGAAGAAGGAAAACTAGAAGCGGTAGCTTATAAAAACGGTAAAGAAGTAAAACGAGTATCAATTGCAACAAGTGGTGCACCTCAATCTTTAAAAAACAGTCTCAATAAGCTAAAAGCTGAGGACGGATTTTCGTCAAGTTATATTTTTACAAGTGAAGCTATAGACAACAATAAAACGCTTTATCCTTATGGAGAAAACAGAGTCTATTATCATATTTCAGGCGATGTTGAAAAAGTATCTATGGAAAACGGAAATCCAATTGATTCGATTAGTCGTACTAAGTCAGATTTTAGAACCTTATTTTTCGGAAAAGGACGTTTATTTTTAAGAGAAAAAGAAAATGCTAAAAAAGCTACGGTTATCACAGCTTCTATCTTGGGTGACAAAGCATTGTATCTTTCGAATCAAATAACCATCGATGTACAAGAAATGGGGCTGATAGGAAAAACTTCCCAATCAAAATTTGAAATTTTATATACCACTAATGGTGCTGACCCTCTGAAAGAAGGAACTGTTTATACAAAGCCATTCGAAGTAGAAAGCAATATCACAGTCAAAGCTATTGTGAAACAAAATGGAAAATTGATTTTAGCGTTAGAAGAAGCCTTTGGCGCTAACGAAGGATTGTTTTGGGGAGATGAAAAATCAGCTAATATTTGGAATGGTAGAGGGGTAAATATTGCTGCTGAAGAAGCTATTTTAAAAGGGGGTGCAAAAACGAGTAATGAAGCGCAACATTTTAAAGGAACAGGTTTTGTGAAATTTGATAATAAAGAAGGGAGCATCACCTTTTACCAAGAAAATGATGGTGAAGCAGGCGATTTTAGTATTCGATTTAGATATATGCACAACGACAAGGACAAAAAATACCCAATGAAGTTATTTGTAAACGATATTTATATTAAAACTTTTGAATTTCCTGCCACAGGAGGCTGGATTCAAAACTGGGAATTTGTAAATACTATTGTAAATTTTAAATCGGGTGCCAATAACATTCGATTGGAAACAACAGGTCAAAGCGGTCCTTATATTGACGAACTTTTTATTGATTAA
- a CDS encoding family 78 glycoside hydrolase catalytic domain, producing the protein MKNTYKGLFLCKMLFLILTLYSFTVKDGITAPIQLTISEGLTNPLGFYDSKPSFSWKLPVGVTSQSAYTIVVASSPKLLPNNPDLWNSGKVNADQSLNVNYNGKKLDSRQKVYWQVKYWDDKGAESKWSEMAHFELGLLQNSDWKANWISVPPTELNEISGKNSVLFRPQYLRKQINIHSNIKKARLYITAKGVFEAYINGAKIGTDVMTPGWTPFDKSISTLTYDVTDMLMKGENVLSAILAEGWHSGRIHLRRAATKEDVPYLLCQLEIETNKGKQIIVTDKSWKVSLKGPIRESNIYDGEIYDANFNLGKWQFNGYDDSNWLQVVEQKPAETVLLLPKRYQTVKDKETISVKTLTEPVAGKPIFNFGQNNVGVPLIKVPMKKGDTLTVRFAEMLNTDGTMYTGNYRGAKSTDYYIAAKDGLIEWRPQFTFHGYQYIELSGFDPKAKPQKDWVTAIVQYSDFKLNGTFASSHEKLNQLQSNISWGLKGNFFDIPTDCPQRDERLGWTGDAQVIAPTAIYNADMYAFWANYLQSMRQEQMDNGAIPNVIPNNLGKGNSSGWGDACTVIPWEIYFRTGDKRILEDNYEMMNRWLGYYASKANGNIVSMQSFGDWLQPFSQPLESNRMGRRGDTPADFISTAYYAKSVELTMRTAAVLGKTAEAQKLQKLHNEIKKAFGNKFFDNNGRTTSKMETQTQYLLALDFDLISKENTQKAGVHLKRVIADCDNHLRTGFLGTPILPLVLDKIGETDLMYSILFKESYPSWFYSINQGATTMWERWDSYTLKDGFHKDGMNSFNHYAYGAIGRWMYERIAGIKPIAAGYKEIEIAPVLGGPLTAASASYDSPYGKINSSWKFENGNFNLEVTVPSNTTAKIVIPADTSKELLMNGSSFKNNTAIQLDLKTDKTFVLIAAAGTYRFTSKVKK; encoded by the coding sequence ATGAAAAATACGTACAAGGGTTTATTTTTATGTAAAATGCTGTTTCTTATTCTGACTTTGTATTCTTTTACGGTCAAAGATGGCATTACTGCTCCTATTCAGCTAACCATTAGCGAAGGGTTAACCAATCCATTAGGGTTTTATGATAGTAAGCCAAGCTTTTCTTGGAAACTTCCTGTGGGTGTTACATCACAATCTGCTTATACGATTGTAGTGGCTAGTTCTCCTAAATTATTGCCCAATAATCCTGATTTATGGAATAGTGGAAAAGTGAATGCAGACCAAAGCTTGAATGTAAATTATAATGGAAAAAAATTAGACTCCAGACAAAAAGTCTATTGGCAAGTTAAATATTGGGACGATAAAGGAGCCGAATCCAAATGGAGTGAAATGGCTCATTTTGAATTGGGACTGTTGCAAAATAGTGATTGGAAAGCAAACTGGATTTCGGTTCCTCCAACAGAGTTGAACGAAATTAGCGGTAAAAATTCAGTGCTTTTCAGACCGCAATACCTTCGGAAACAAATCAACATCCATTCAAATATCAAAAAAGCACGTTTGTATATCACAGCCAAAGGTGTTTTTGAAGCCTATATCAACGGTGCAAAAATAGGTACAGATGTAATGACTCCAGGTTGGACGCCGTTTGATAAAAGCATCAGCACCTTGACTTATGATGTGACAGATATGCTCATGAAAGGAGAGAATGTGCTAAGTGCGATTTTGGCCGAAGGCTGGCATTCAGGGCGCATCCATTTACGAAGAGCGGCTACCAAAGAAGATGTACCTTATTTATTGTGCCAATTAGAAATAGAAACGAATAAAGGCAAACAGATTATTGTTACTGATAAAAGTTGGAAGGTTTCTTTAAAAGGACCTATACGCGAATCGAATATTTATGATGGCGAAATCTACGATGCCAATTTCAATTTAGGTAAATGGCAATTCAATGGTTATGATGATTCGAATTGGCTTCAGGTGGTGGAACAAAAACCAGCGGAAACTGTTTTATTGTTGCCAAAGCGTTATCAAACGGTCAAAGACAAAGAAACGATTTCGGTTAAAACCTTGACCGAACCTGTAGCAGGGAAACCTATTTTTAATTTTGGACAAAATAATGTTGGCGTTCCTCTAATTAAAGTACCCATGAAAAAAGGGGATACCTTAACCGTTCGCTTTGCCGAAATGCTCAACACCGATGGTACCATGTACACCGGAAATTATAGAGGAGCCAAATCAACGGATTATTATATTGCCGCCAAAGACGGTTTGATAGAATGGCGACCACAGTTTACTTTTCACGGCTATCAATACATTGAACTAAGTGGTTTTGACCCTAAAGCAAAACCTCAGAAAGATTGGGTTACTGCCATTGTACAATATTCTGATTTTAAGTTAAATGGTACTTTTGCTTCTTCGCATGAAAAATTAAATCAACTGCAAAGTAACATTTCTTGGGGACTGAAAGGAAACTTTTTTGACATCCCAACAGATTGCCCGCAACGAGATGAACGCTTAGGCTGGACAGGTGATGCACAAGTGATTGCGCCTACCGCTATTTATAATGCAGATATGTATGCGTTTTGGGCTAATTATTTGCAAAGTATGCGTCAAGAACAAATGGACAATGGTGCCATTCCAAATGTGATTCCGAATAATCTAGGAAAAGGAAATTCTTCGGGTTGGGGTGACGCTTGTACCGTAATTCCATGGGAAATTTATTTTAGAACAGGAGACAAACGCATACTCGAAGACAATTACGAGATGATGAACCGTTGGCTGGGTTATTATGCTTCTAAAGCCAATGGAAATATTGTGAGTATGCAATCTTTTGGGGACTGGTTACAGCCTTTTTCTCAACCATTAGAAAGTAATAGAATGGGACGTCGTGGCGATACTCCCGCTGATTTTATCTCTACGGCTTACTATGCCAAATCGGTAGAATTGACCATGCGTACGGCTGCCGTTTTAGGGAAAACAGCTGAGGCTCAAAAACTCCAAAAATTACATAATGAAATCAAAAAGGCTTTCGGAAATAAATTCTTTGACAATAATGGCCGTACCACCAGTAAAATGGAAACCCAAACGCAATATTTACTAGCACTTGATTTTGATTTAATTTCTAAAGAAAATACCCAAAAAGCAGGAGTACATTTAAAACGTGTGATTGCCGATTGTGACAATCATTTGCGTACAGGTTTTTTAGGAACACCGATTCTTCCCCTTGTTTTGGATAAAATAGGAGAAACGGATTTGATGTACAGCATTCTTTTTAAAGAGAGTTATCCTTCTTGGTTTTACTCCATCAATCAAGGCGCAACCACTATGTGGGAGCGTTGGGATAGTTATACGTTGAAAGACGGTTTCCACAAAGACGGTATGAACTCCTTTAATCATTATGCTTATGGTGCCATTGGTCGCTGGATGTACGAGCGTATTGCGGGAATCAAACCTATAGCAGCAGGCTATAAAGAAATCGAAATTGCACCCGTTCTTGGTGGGCCATTAACAGCTGCTAGTGCTAGTTATGATTCGCCTTACGGTAAAATAAATTCGTCTTGGAAATTTGAAAATGGAAACTTTAATTTGGAGGTAACCGTTCCTTCCAATACCACAGCCAAAATTGTGATACCAGCCGATACCAGCAAAGAGTTATTAATGAATGGCAGCAGTTTTAAAAATAATACAGCCATACAATTAGACCTTAAAACAGATAAGACTTTTGTGCTAATAGCTGCAGCAGGAACCTACCGTTTTACATCCAAAGTCAAAAAATAA